Within the Pangasianodon hypophthalmus isolate fPanHyp1 chromosome 19, fPanHyp1.pri, whole genome shotgun sequence genome, the region CAAAATTCCAATCCTAGCAACAGTTTTGAAAccattactacacttactacgggCTGTCATCAGTCTGTGCATTGGCATGACAACATGCAACGCTcaatccagctgtggcttcttcagAAAATAATTTCGTTaccggagcaaaaataaacaaaatatctagtcatattgtgtctgaaaggttagttacttgatattaatttcttattaataaaactgttgtataaaagcaacatcACAATATCAcggccatgctgatattcagtagaACAGCACTCTTGATCATTTGATATTGTTTAATcctgataaaactctattctcTTCTATTGCAATCTATTCAAGGTGTTTTTAGGGAAACTTCCGTTTTCATATAATGTGGaatttgatatgcaaatgatcatgaccatacatgaatatgcaaattagtctatgaCATCATCTGGGAACTTCTAGTAACTTTTTGAGCAGgatactttcccctgaaaagagttggggaaaaaactgtaaaataagaCTGTAAAATAAGACCTGAACAAAAGTAattacatcagtgtgtgtgtgtgtgtgtgtgtgtgtgtgtgtgtgtgtgtgtgtaatgtccCTTAGgttaaatccttttttaaataaataaataaatagttttcaaaaacacacacacacacacatttgcacatccATTATGCTTTGTAACATAAGACAAGCATTTGATCTTATGTTGCACAAGAGCAGAAGGATGACCTAAATGCAGAAATCCCCTTTCTCCTTGTTTACAGAGAAATTGATGATTGCCTAGAATGAGGAACCTCTCTGGCCCTGTATTCTGCACCATGACACTGCGATTATTCCCCTCTGCAATAACTCCCTATGGGTTTCCAACACCACGTCTGCAACAAGCAGTTACCTAATTCCACATTTATTTACTAGGAAGGATATAAGAGCTAGCAAACCCACAGCCATTTGTTTCCTAGACAGAAAACTAGGAATGAAGCTAACGCCTATAATTATGATGTAATAATTTTTGTGACAGAATATCAAGGGATGGGAATGGAAAACTACTCTAAcagcaagaaaacaaaacaagcttTTCTCCATATCACAAGAATATAATTAGCTAGCAGAGCTTTCCTGTGCCTGCCTTAGGTGCACCTGGATCACATGTAGATTAGgatgatatatgtatatatgtatgaatGGAGAGTACTTCAACTTAATCTGATCTGATTTAATCGCAGTTGTGGTGCTTTTCATCTTTGTACAGACTGTAATCACAGCCCACATGGTGGCAATCCAGCTCTACAGTTTGCAGTCTGGGTTAGGTGACTTCTACAATACAGCTATAATTAGCTTTCTGGACAAATTCTTGGAAGCGTCTGATCACAGTGGTGTAAGAATCACACGTGATGGCTAACCAGATCAGGTTGGACGTTACGTGTCGCAGTACAGTAAGGCCACATGAAGTGTCCACTCAATTCACTCAGAGTTGCTACTTACGAGTCGCCCAAGAATTCGTGAAATTTTATCTTGCCAATAGTCGTGTCCGCTTCAAAGTTAGGAAAGACATCTCCTAGCAGGACTCCAGGCATGATGACAcactctctcctcttctcttctcttcttttctctctggaGACACAGCGAGGTGTGAGGGAAAACACGCTGCCGCCACGAAATAAAGCGCTACGCTTCCTGTTGGTTTACATTGAACCAATCAACACTGCGTCGGATATGCGCATACATTTCTGGATGCACTGCAGAGGGTTTTTCTCATTTCTATGTCTCTGGTTCTTACACATACATGCATGGACAACAGATAAGGCACTGTACATTTGAGATAAACAAAATCAAGctgaagaagaagcctttatttgtaacatatacattacagcacagtgaaattcttttcctCACATAtaccagcttgttaggaagttggggtcagagcacagggtcagccatgatacagcacctctggagcagagagagtgaagggccttactcaagggtccaacagcagcagcttgggtttgctggggcttgaacgctgaccttctgatcagtaacccagagccttaaccactgagtcaccACTGCCCCAGCTCTGGAGCTGCGCATGACACCACAGGCATTGCACACTCTGCTCTGCTCTCACAAATGCGagataaaaatgcataataataataataataataataataataataataataataataataatgaacatatattattgttgttgttgttgttttatatgAACTAAGCAAGTTATACAGGTTTACTTTCCATAAGCTTTAAGGAATGATAAAGCAAAGACAATTCTTTGAGGAAAACATATTCCAAATTTAATGTTATCTATGACAAAAACTGGtgtaactatacacacacacacacacacacacacacgcacacacctatCCAGTTCCATTCcagttattcattaataataaataattattataatcagagataatcaatgttattgacatcacctgtcagtggttttaatgttatggctgatcggtgtatgtatatatctataACAGCcataatataaaagaaattaacATGTTTGGTTACTACTGCAGGCTGTATTGTATATGTAGCCTGCAGTAGTAATCAGACATGTTCATGTTAGTGTTTAAAGCTTCCTCATCATTCCAGCTATTTATTGTATTCAGACTTCTACCTTTATATGTCTTTATTGCAATGAAGTGACATACAGTTAGTCATACAAGCAACTAGTTCACTGCATTCcatatttaaccctttcatgcagaGTGACAACCACGCTTATGGACAGTCAATTCAAGGCTCGTCTCtttatatatgaatatgtatgaTATAAATCACCCCCAAATCACTTGAGAGCTTCATGGTAAATTAATATGTCATTCTCAATCTTTACTAACcttctacattaaataaataaataaataaatgttttgatgCCAGACTCCACTAATCACTTACACAAACTATgtgatacatatatatatatatatatatatatatatatgtatatatatgtgtgtgtgtgtgtgtgtgtgtgtgtgtgtgtgtgtgtattacgatagatagatagatagatagatagatagagataatATATAGATCGATATATTGTTTTCTAcatattttagacctgaatgttaTAAATTTTGGCCATTGAAAGGTttgatttttgtattatttcacTCATACTGTTTTAGCCTTTTCACTCATGGAAAATCTATTTACCTTTTAATAAGTGatatttagacaaaaaaaatcatgcgcgaaaataatttatgcatgaaagggttattaggaattttttttaacaaaacacggataaaaggagaaaatattTATCCAAAAAAGGTAAAAACTGCCTGGGTGCAATCACTTCACATTCAGGTCACAGCTACCACCGGCTTTTGCTTACGTCCCAAACCGCACTCTCTTTCCTAAATACTACACCAACACTAGCAGGCCACTGCAGTAACAGGGGCTCGAGGAGTGCACACTACATAGGGATTGTGTATGTGGTTTGGAACTCGGCCCAAGTTTGGTCACGTGGTTCAGCTCTGCAACGCGGAAAGGGGTTTTTAAAGATGGCGGTTCATCACAGTGCGGGTGGATGCGAGCACAGGTGTCATCTGTAAAACGATGAACTGAAATTTGaacggatttttttttaaaataacagtgaTTTAGAGCGACATATTTGTGCACGATGCCGTCCCCGAAGCCCGTCAGAGCGAGCAGCGCGCGCAGCAGCAGTGTTTCCGGTGTCGGCGGCGGCAGCAGCGGGCGGTACGAGTTCATGTCGCTGACCCGGACACCGCCACTTTCTCCTTCCCCGCTTCCGCACCTCCTCCAAAGGCAGGGCTCGGACCCTACGACAGCGCGGCTCCGTGCCTCTGAGAGCCCGACCCGGCGGCGCAGGGGCTCCGCTTCCTCCACCGCCTCCACGTCATCGACCGGCGGCGGCGCGCAGCAGTTACCGGAAGACGACTGCATGCACCTCAACCCGTCCATCATCAGCGTGGCGCTCAGCTCTCTGCTCGCCGTGGACCTGTGGCTCTCCAAGCGGCTCGGGGTGTGCGCGTGTGAGGAGGCGTCATGGGGAAGCGCGCGGCCCCTCATGAAGCTGGTGGAGGTTTCCGGACACGGTATACCGTGGCTCATCGGCGCCGCGTACTGCCTGTACAAAAGCGACAGCGCCGCGGGGCAGGAGGTCCTGCTCAACCTGCTCATGGGTGGGTAATGAACCCTGACCTCTTACCAGCACCATACATCAGGAACCTgtggaaaataaatgttcatcCATGTATAACAAACGCTACTTACTCTATacgaccaaaagtatgtgcacacctgaccatcacacccatatgttcctgttgaacatcccattccagatgctgtgataataagctccactcttctgcgaaggctttccactagattttggagcgtgactgtggggatttgtgatcattcagctacaagagcattagtgagatcagacactgatgttggtgaggaggtctggggttcagtcagtgttccagttcatcccaaaggtgttca harbors:
- the plpp6 gene encoding polyisoprenoid diphosphate/phosphate phosphohydrolase PLPP6, coding for MPSPKPVRASSARSSSVSGVGGGSSGRYEFMSLTRTPPLSPSPLPHLLQRQGSDPTTARLRASESPTRRRRGSASSTASTSSTGGGAQQLPEDDCMHLNPSIISVALSSLLAVDLWLSKRLGVCACEEASWGSARPLMKLVEVSGHGIPWLIGAAYCLYKSDSAAGQEVLLNLLMALVLDLVLVAIVKAVVRRRRPAHNRMDMFATFSVDCYSFPSGHATRAAMCARFLLAHLVLAAPLRVLVMLWAGFVGLSRVLLGRHNVTDVAFGFFMGYCQYNLVEALWLSPATLQNMMGQLE